A segment of the Petrotoga olearia DSM 13574 genome:
GCAAAAATGGTAGATTTCTTGTATGAAAAAGACAAAGTGCTATTGCATTACGATAAAAACGATCTTACAGCCTTAAAAAAACTTTCATCTAAATATCCTATATTGAGAGATAAATTAAATAAAATCTCCTCAAGAACTTGTGATCTATACGAAATAATAAGAAAAAATTATAGCTTACCTGTTGTCTCTTATTCATTAAAAGACATTAGTAAATACTTTGGTTTTGATTGGAAAACAGAGTTAAATGGTTTTGCTGTCATACCCGAGTACAAAAGCTATTTGAATGGCAATCAAAATGCTTTGAAAAATATCTTTAAATACAACGAAGATGATTGTCGAGCCACAAAATTAGTATTAGAAAGTCTTAAGACCATTTAATCCGTTCATAAACTCTCTAAATAAGACCTATGTATAGTTTATCAAATGCTGTACATAAGTCTTTTTTAATATTAGCATAAGCAATTCTAAAAATTATATAGAAGGAGCTAATAGCATTTATGAAAGATTTATGGAATTTATTTATCACTTTTGCACGTATCGGGAGTCTAACTTTTGGCGGGGGCTACGCAATGTTACCAATGATTCAAGAGGAAGTTGTTAAAAAACACAATTGGGCAACTGATGAAGAGGTAATTGACTATTATGCCATTGGGCAGAGTACACCTGGAATAATCGCTATAAATACAGCTACTTTCATAGGTTATAAACTAAAAGGTGTTATCGGTGGAATATTCGCTACATTAGGGATGGTTTTCCCTTCTATCGTAATAATAACCATTATTGCTATTTTTTTCGAACAGTTCCAAGATTTAAAAATAGTACAACATGCTTTCGGTGGGATAAGAGTTGTGGTGGTGGCATTAATATTGAACGCTATAATAAACATGTGGAAAAAGTCTATCAAAGATTACATAGGTATAATTATATTTTCAGTTTCTTTTCTTGTAGTTGCTTTTCTAAAATTATCTCCAGTTGCAGTTGTGATAACTTCTTTCGTAGTCGGATTGATTATACAACAAAATAGGATAGAAACGCCCCGAAAGGGGTTCAAGGATGATAGCAAATGAATTACCTTATACTATATTTTGAATTTTTTAAAATTGGTTTGTTTTCTATAGGCGGAGGCTTAGCGACAATACCTTTTCTTCAAGATCTTGCCCGTAAGTATGATTGGTTAACCCTTACTGATCTAGCAGATTATATAGCTATATCCGAATCTACACCAGGACCTATTGGAATAAACACAGCTACGTTTGTTGGTTATGGCTCGGCAGGTATCTTTGGTGGTATAATAGCTGTACTGGGAATAGTAACACCTTCAATAATCATTATTACTATAATTGCCTATTACTTTCAAAGATTCAATGAAAAACCATTTATACAAAATGGGTTTTATACTTTAAGGCCTGCAGTGGTTGGACTAATAGGTGCGGCGGGATATGAAGTAGCAAAAGTCTCTTTGTTTAATATTGAAATGTTTACAGAAACTCAAACTTTTATTTCCATGTTAGATTTCAAGGCTATAATATTTTTTCTAATTATCATTTATCTAATGAAACGATTTAAAAAACATCCAGTAGTTTATTTGTCTTTGGGAGCCATTGTGGGAATAATTTTTAATTTTTAACTTAGAAAATCACTTAAATAACCCTGATCCAAGTACCTAACGGTAGGAGGCTATGTATGCAAAAAGGAATGCTTATTGTAATAGAATCTGGAACGGACGCAAGTGGTAAAGCCACTCAAGCAGAAAAATTATGTCAAAGATTAAAAGAGGAA
Coding sequences within it:
- a CDS encoding chromate transporter; translation: MKDLWNLFITFARIGSLTFGGGYAMLPMIQEEVVKKHNWATDEEVIDYYAIGQSTPGIIAINTATFIGYKLKGVIGGIFATLGMVFPSIVIITIIAIFFEQFQDLKIVQHAFGGIRVVVVALILNAIINMWKKSIKDYIGIIIFSVSFLVVAFLKLSPVAVVITSFVVGLIIQQNRIETPRKGFKDDSK
- a CDS encoding chromate transporter, with product MNYLILYFEFFKIGLFSIGGGLATIPFLQDLARKYDWLTLTDLADYIAISESTPGPIGINTATFVGYGSAGIFGGIIAVLGIVTPSIIIITIIAYYFQRFNEKPFIQNGFYTLRPAVVGLIGAAGYEVAKVSLFNIEMFTETQTFISMLDFKAIIFFLIIIYLMKRFKKHPVVYLSLGAIVGIIFNF